A DNA window from Ketobacter sp. MCCC 1A13808 contains the following coding sequences:
- a CDS encoding OmpH family outer membrane protein yields the protein MNKIKITLVVLVALLSQVAVAADSPKIAVLDTRRAIIESDEGRKRAAALEDNFSSDKAAIEALQKKGAAIEERYKKDSAVMAKDEKSKIQKELSDIGSEFEFKVTKLQKDVQAAQQQIFKDLSKDFEAAAKAVLDEQKFDIVLRREALMIVTPEYDITDQVIKKMNSK from the coding sequence GTGAATAAAATTAAAATTACATTGGTGGTGTTGGTTGCGCTTTTGTCGCAGGTCGCGGTTGCTGCAGATTCTCCTAAAATCGCGGTGCTCGATACCCGGCGTGCTATTATTGAATCCGATGAAGGTCGCAAAAGAGCCGCCGCCCTGGAAGATAATTTTTCCTCGGATAAGGCAGCAATCGAAGCGCTGCAGAAAAAAGGCGCGGCCATTGAAGAGCGTTACAAGAAAGACAGCGCAGTGATGGCGAAAGACGAAAAAAGCAAAATTCAGAAAGAGTTGTCTGATATTGGCAGCGAATTTGAATTTAAGGTGACCAAACTGCAGAAAGACGTGCAAGCGGCTCAGCAACAAATTTTTAAAGATCTGTCAAAGGACTTTGAAGCAGCTGCAAAAGCGGTGTTGGATGAGCAAAAGTTTGATATCGTGCTGCGTAGAGAAGCTTTGATGATCGTGACGCCGGAATACGATATAACCGATCAGGTTATTAAAAAGATGAATTCAAAATAG
- the lpxD gene encoding UDP-3-O-(3-hydroxymyristoyl)glucosamine N-acyltransferase, whose translation MKTAWNLTELAQYLGVELLGNACHEVSRVATLGQAGPGDLTFLSNPLYKTQLQSTGATAVILHPAMADECPVSALVTESPYLVYATASHLFDRRPQPSAGVHPTAWVADDVELGEGCRIGAHSVLESGCRLGANVEVGSGCVIGAQSKIGNDCVLHANVTFYHNVRVGDRCRFHSGVVVGADGFGFANEQGRWVKIAQLGGVAIGNDVEVGANTTIDRGAIQDTLIGNGVILDNQIQIAHNVEIGEGTAIAGCTGIAGSTRIGKYCTIAGAVGIAGHLEIADRVHLTMRSAITKSITEPGSYSSGTAMSKTGVWRKNAARFRQLDEMARRIQKLEKQIQGRDQSPD comes from the coding sequence GTGAAAACGGCTTGGAATCTGACTGAGCTGGCTCAGTATCTGGGAGTAGAGCTGCTGGGGAATGCCTGCCATGAAGTGTCACGGGTTGCTACGCTTGGGCAAGCCGGACCCGGTGACCTCACATTTCTATCCAATCCCCTTTATAAAACCCAATTACAGTCGACCGGGGCAACCGCGGTGATACTGCACCCCGCCATGGCAGACGAATGCCCGGTGTCAGCATTGGTCACGGAGAGCCCGTATCTGGTCTACGCCACTGCGTCACACCTGTTTGACCGGCGTCCACAACCTTCCGCCGGTGTGCATCCGACAGCATGGGTTGCCGATGATGTCGAGTTAGGTGAAGGATGCCGTATTGGCGCACATTCCGTTTTGGAATCCGGGTGTAGATTGGGCGCAAACGTTGAGGTCGGCTCCGGCTGCGTCATCGGGGCCCAGTCAAAAATCGGAAACGATTGTGTGCTCCACGCGAACGTGACCTTTTATCATAACGTCCGTGTCGGTGACCGCTGCCGATTTCACAGTGGCGTGGTGGTTGGCGCCGATGGGTTCGGGTTTGCCAATGAACAGGGTCGCTGGGTGAAAATTGCTCAGCTTGGCGGTGTCGCCATCGGTAACGATGTGGAAGTGGGCGCGAATACCACGATAGACCGTGGAGCGATCCAGGACACCCTGATTGGTAACGGCGTCATACTCGATAACCAAATCCAGATCGCGCACAATGTCGAAATCGGGGAGGGTACCGCAATCGCTGGTTGTACCGGCATTGCAGGCAGCACCCGCATCGGAAAATACTGTACTATTGCCGGTGCGGTTGGCATTGCCGGGCACCTTGAGATTGCAGATCGTGTACATCTCACCATGCGGAGCGCTATTACTAAAAGCATTACAGAACCGGGGTCATATTCATCGGGAACAGCAATGTCCAAGACCGGTGTGTGGCGTAAAAATGCCGCCCGGTTCCGGCAGCTGGATGAAATGGCACGCAGGATTCAAAAACTCGAAAAGCAGATTCAGGGCCGTGATCAATCGCCTGATTGA
- the fabZ gene encoding 3-hydroxyacyl-ACP dehydratase FabZ, whose amino-acid sequence MMNLNEIQSILPHRAPFLQVDKVLELVEGEYILAVRGISNNEPMFQGHFPGNPIFPGVLIIEAMAQTAGLLAFKTMGSKATENKAYVVAGVDNAKFRRVVLPGDQLKIRATIKGHKRTIWKFLAVAMVDDVEVASAEITCAEKDL is encoded by the coding sequence ATGATGAATTTAAACGAAATCCAATCAATCCTTCCCCACCGGGCCCCTTTTCTGCAAGTAGACAAAGTCTTAGAACTGGTGGAAGGGGAATATATTCTGGCCGTTAGAGGCATATCCAATAACGAGCCGATGTTTCAAGGGCACTTTCCGGGCAACCCTATATTTCCGGGCGTCCTGATTATCGAAGCCATGGCGCAGACGGCAGGTTTATTAGCTTTTAAAACCATGGGTAGCAAAGCTACGGAAAATAAAGCCTACGTGGTAGCCGGTGTGGATAATGCAAAATTTCGCCGGGTTGTCTTACCGGGTGACCAGTTAAAAATCAGGGCTACCATTAAAGGCCACAAGCGCACTATTTGGAAATTCCTGGCAGTGGCGATGGTGGATGATGTCGAAGTAGCCAGTGCTGAAATTACGTGTGCTGAAAAGGATTTATAG
- the lpxA gene encoding acyl-ACP--UDP-N-acetylglucosamine O-acyltransferase produces the protein MIHPQAVVDPKANLASDVEVGPFTYIGPGVEIGAGTVVHSHVCIKGPTKIGKRNRIFQFASVGEDCQDKKYKGEPTTLEIGDDNQIRESCTIHRGTIQDEGITQIGSGNLFMAYTHVAHDCRIGDNNIFANNASVAGHVHVAHDVILAGFAGVHQFCRIGAYSMLGLGTLTGKDVPAFVMAIGNPAKPSGMNFEGMRRRGFPKESIRVLREAYKTVYMRGQRLEQAILQLEALPHDDLLQLFIESIKSSERGIVR, from the coding sequence TTGATCCATCCTCAAGCAGTTGTCGACCCTAAAGCGAATCTGGCTTCAGATGTAGAAGTGGGTCCGTTTACCTATATAGGCCCCGGCGTGGAAATCGGCGCGGGTACCGTCGTGCATTCCCATGTGTGTATAAAGGGGCCGACAAAGATAGGTAAGCGAAACCGAATCTTTCAGTTCGCTTCGGTTGGGGAAGACTGCCAGGATAAAAAGTACAAGGGTGAACCCACTACCCTGGAAATCGGGGATGATAACCAGATCCGGGAAAGCTGCACCATTCACCGGGGTACCATTCAGGACGAAGGTATCACTCAGATCGGCAGCGGTAATCTTTTCATGGCGTATACCCATGTGGCCCACGATTGCCGAATCGGAGACAATAATATTTTTGCCAATAACGCCTCTGTTGCCGGGCACGTCCATGTTGCACACGATGTGATTTTGGCTGGTTTTGCCGGCGTGCATCAATTCTGTCGTATCGGGGCCTACAGTATGCTGGGTTTAGGCACGCTAACGGGCAAAGATGTGCCCGCTTTCGTCATGGCCATCGGTAATCCTGCCAAACCGTCCGGTATGAATTTTGAGGGTATGCGGCGACGCGGGTTTCCGAAAGAATCGATACGGGTTCTGCGTGAAGCCTATAAAACCGTGTACATGCGCGGGCAACGGCTGGAACAGGCGATATTGCAGCTCGAAGCCTTGCCCCATGACGACCTCCTGCAGTTATTTATCGAATCCATCAAGTCATCCGAACGTGGCATAGTCCGCTAA
- the lpxB gene encoding lipid-A-disaccharide synthase: MSDLNSEARQPSAPKSLTIGIVAGEMSGDLLGAGLIAVLKQKFPGVRFVGIGGPAMIAAGCESWFSMERLSVMGIFAVLGRLRELLDIRKTLKRRFLEQPIDLFIGIDSPDFNLPLAGYLKRQGVHTVHYVSPTVWAWRQKRVIKIRRDIDLMLTLLPFEEDFYKQYSVPCKFVGHPFATAIDPQIDHQKAKRFWGYNQSEKVIAVLPGSRGGELKFMAPLFLETMSIIKKMEPDIKFIVPLSSAQRREQFETVLNHYGEDMPVQLVDGHAREVLAGSDFVLATSGTITLEAMLLKCPMIVAYRWGVITHALFSPLVKTKFIALPNLLAQEEIVPEFLQDEATPEALAKALFQLMYDHSRCDQMRRRFTQIHEQLNTNANEKAAEAIAELIQEQAG; encoded by the coding sequence GTGTCCGACCTTAATTCCGAAGCGAGACAACCATCGGCTCCGAAGTCGTTGACCATCGGTATTGTTGCTGGGGAAATGTCGGGTGATTTGCTGGGAGCAGGGCTTATAGCGGTACTGAAACAAAAATTCCCCGGCGTGCGTTTTGTGGGTATCGGCGGTCCCGCGATGATTGCAGCTGGCTGCGAAAGCTGGTTTTCCATGGAACGGTTGAGTGTCATGGGTATCTTTGCAGTATTGGGGCGATTGCGAGAGCTGCTTGATATCCGCAAGACCTTGAAGCGGCGTTTTCTGGAGCAGCCTATCGATCTGTTTATCGGTATTGATTCCCCGGATTTTAATTTGCCATTGGCGGGCTATCTGAAGCGACAGGGCGTTCATACGGTACACTACGTGAGTCCGACGGTGTGGGCATGGCGTCAGAAAAGAGTGATTAAAATCCGTCGTGATATTGACCTTATGTTGACTTTGCTGCCCTTCGAAGAAGATTTCTATAAGCAATATTCAGTCCCCTGTAAATTCGTCGGTCATCCCTTTGCGACCGCGATTGATCCGCAAATTGATCACCAAAAAGCAAAACGCTTTTGGGGTTACAACCAGAGCGAAAAAGTCATAGCCGTATTGCCAGGTAGCCGTGGCGGGGAGCTTAAATTTATGGCGCCCCTGTTTCTGGAAACCATGAGCATCATTAAGAAGATGGAACCGGATATAAAATTTATCGTGCCGCTGTCCTCAGCACAGCGCCGCGAACAATTCGAAACGGTGCTCAATCATTACGGTGAAGATATGCCCGTTCAACTGGTGGATGGTCATGCCCGCGAAGTGTTGGCAGGCAGTGATTTTGTATTGGCAACATCCGGCACGATTACCCTGGAGGCGATGTTGTTGAAGTGCCCGATGATAGTGGCTTATCGTTGGGGCGTGATCACTCACGCGCTCTTTTCGCCACTGGTTAAAACGAAGTTCATTGCGTTGCCGAATTTGTTAGCCCAGGAAGAAATCGTTCCTGAGTTTCTGCAAGACGAAGCGACACCGGAAGCCTTGGCAAAAGCACTGTTTCAGTTAATGTACGATCATTCCCGTTGCGATCAGATGCGCCGCCGTTTTACCCAGATTCATGAACAGCTTAATACTAACGCCAACGAGAAAGCCGCTGAGGCCATCGCCGAGCTAATTCAAGAGCAGGCCGGTTAG
- the rnhB gene encoding ribonuclease HII codes for MQSELSFYDGQLIAGVDEVGRGPLAGAVVAAAVILDPARPIAGLTDSKKLTEKKRNTLFDIIMEQSLAWAIGRAEVDEIDQLNILHASMLAMSRAVEQLTPQAEFALVDGNRCPALACPSRAIIKGDLTEPCISAASIIAKVTRDREMGELDKRYPGYGLAQHKGYPTKVHLTALQELGPSEIHRRSFGPVAALLG; via the coding sequence ATGCAATCTGAATTGAGTTTTTACGATGGACAACTGATTGCCGGAGTGGACGAGGTCGGCAGGGGGCCTTTAGCGGGCGCGGTAGTCGCAGCGGCGGTGATATTGGATCCGGCCAGACCGATTGCCGGTTTAACCGATTCCAAAAAGCTCACTGAAAAAAAACGCAATACCTTATTTGATATTATCATGGAGCAGTCGTTGGCCTGGGCGATCGGTCGTGCCGAAGTCGATGAAATCGACCAGCTTAATATTCTCCATGCCAGTATGTTAGCGATGAGCAGGGCGGTAGAGCAGCTGACGCCCCAGGCCGAATTCGCCTTGGTCGATGGTAATCGATGTCCGGCGTTGGCGTGTCCCTCCCGAGCCATCATAAAAGGGGATCTGACGGAGCCTTGTATCAGTGCGGCCTCCATCATTGCAAAAGTAACCCGCGATCGTGAAATGGGCGAGCTTGATAAACGATATCCCGGCTATGGCCTGGCTCAGCATAAAGGGTATCCCACCAAGGTTCATCTGACTGCACTACAGGAATTGGGACCGTCCGAGATACATCGCCGGAGCTTCGGACCGGTAGCAGCACTATTAGGTTAA
- the dnaE gene encoding DNA polymerase III subunit alpha, with protein sequence MSSSFVHLRVHTEFSLVDGLVRIKPMAKAASAMNMPAIAMTDFCNLFALVKFQRATTGAGIKPIFGADILIESAHSEDPPSQIVVLARNMQGYRNLTELVSEAYLHGQKLDKAIISREYLKQKTEGLICLSGGKQAEIGRALLSGKADKANDLVQEYMGLFPDSFYLELQRTQRQDDETYLHLAVDLAAQNDCPVVATNDVRFINKEDYEAHEVRVCIYEGWTLEDTSREQRYSEEQYLKAPEAMCELFADIPEAIENTLEIAKRCSFEIPLGTYYLPDYPVPQGMTLDEFMIDESRKGLEERLAFLFDPAAPDFAEIRKPYDERLQIELDVILQMGFPGYFLIVADFIQWAKNNGVPVGPGRGSGAGSLVAYVLKITDLDPLEYDLLFERFLNPERVSMPDFDVDFCMDGRDRVIEYVAEKYGRNAVSQIITFGTMAAKAVVRDVGRVQSRSYGFVDRIAKLIPFEVGMTLTKALEQEPQLQELFDRDEDVRELLEMALKLEGVTRNVGKHAGGVVIAPSALTDYVPLYCDEQGNNLVTQFDKDDVESAGLVKFDFLGLRTLTIVDWALKTINPILQKQGKPEVDIARIPLDDSTSFDLLQKAETTAVFQLESRGMKDLIKRLKPNTFEDIVALVALFRPGPLGSGMVDDFIARKHGRQKVDYPHPDLQPILDTTYGTILYQEQVMLIPQVLADFTLGGADLLRRAMGKKKADVMAQQRAVFVDGCARNGIDEKLSTDIFDTMEEFAKYGFNKSHSAAYALVSYQTAWLKAHYPSGFMAAVLSADMHNTDKVVTLIDECRRMQITIVTPDVNVSQYKFTVNERSEIVYGLGAIKGLGEGPIDAILEGREADKPYKNLFEFCRRVDLKKLNRRAMEALIRAGALDKLGPDRATLMANLQEATRYAEQENNNQAIGIMDMFGSIDDESAPEPEWIKAKPWSDDERLNGEKDTLGLYLTGHPIDQYLDEISHFVTCRIADVKPGNTRESRSIVSGLIIAMRVMKSKRGDKMAFLTLDDKSGRLEVSIFSDTYEEYKDQLIKDAILVVEGDVSIDEYSGGLKMVTRKVFSIAQARENYARLISLDIDHSVLSNDFSRQLQQALEPYREGGCRVRVQYSRQGANGRLYLGDDWRISPKAELIKQLEQLCGERSLKVLYR encoded by the coding sequence ATGAGTTCTTCATTTGTACATCTTCGTGTTCATACAGAATTTTCTTTGGTTGATGGCCTGGTTCGCATAAAGCCCATGGCGAAAGCCGCTTCGGCCATGAATATGCCTGCTATTGCCATGACTGATTTCTGTAATCTGTTTGCGTTGGTGAAGTTTCAGCGCGCAACCACCGGGGCGGGGATCAAACCTATTTTTGGTGCAGATATACTCATTGAATCCGCCCATAGTGAAGACCCGCCCAGCCAAATTGTAGTGCTGGCGAGAAACATGCAGGGTTACCGTAATCTGACCGAATTGGTGTCGGAAGCTTATCTGCACGGTCAGAAGCTGGATAAAGCGATCATTTCAAGGGAGTACCTGAAGCAGAAAACCGAGGGTTTGATTTGCCTGTCCGGTGGCAAGCAGGCTGAGATAGGTCGCGCTTTATTATCAGGCAAAGCAGACAAAGCAAATGACTTGGTTCAGGAATACATGGGCCTGTTCCCTGACAGTTTTTATCTTGAGTTACAGCGTACCCAGCGTCAGGACGACGAAACTTATCTACACCTTGCAGTAGATCTGGCTGCACAAAATGATTGCCCTGTAGTGGCTACCAACGATGTGCGCTTCATTAATAAAGAAGACTATGAGGCCCATGAAGTCCGGGTGTGTATCTATGAAGGCTGGACATTAGAGGATACCAGTCGCGAGCAACGTTACAGCGAAGAGCAATATCTTAAAGCGCCGGAAGCCATGTGCGAACTGTTTGCCGATATTCCCGAAGCCATCGAAAATACGCTGGAAATCGCCAAGCGCTGTAGTTTCGAGATTCCCCTTGGTACCTACTATCTACCGGATTATCCAGTGCCGCAAGGCATGACTCTGGATGAATTCATGATAGACGAATCCAGAAAAGGCCTGGAAGAGCGGTTGGCATTTTTGTTTGATCCGGCTGCGCCGGATTTTGCCGAAATTCGCAAGCCTTACGATGAACGTTTGCAGATCGAGTTGGATGTCATACTGCAAATGGGGTTTCCCGGTTACTTTCTTATTGTTGCTGATTTTATTCAGTGGGCCAAAAATAATGGTGTACCGGTGGGCCCCGGACGTGGTTCCGGAGCCGGCTCCCTGGTCGCCTACGTTTTGAAAATCACCGATCTTGATCCCTTGGAATACGATTTGCTGTTTGAGCGATTCCTCAATCCGGAACGGGTATCCATGCCTGACTTTGATGTGGATTTTTGCATGGATGGACGCGACCGCGTTATTGAGTATGTGGCGGAGAAATACGGTCGCAATGCAGTAAGTCAGATTATTACTTTCGGAACCATGGCGGCGAAGGCGGTGGTGCGTGATGTGGGTAGGGTGCAAAGCCGTTCCTATGGCTTTGTGGACCGTATTGCCAAGTTAATCCCGTTTGAGGTGGGTATGACCCTGACCAAAGCGTTGGAGCAGGAGCCACAGCTGCAGGAATTATTCGACCGCGATGAAGACGTGCGTGAATTGCTGGAAATGGCGCTCAAGCTGGAAGGGGTAACCCGTAACGTGGGCAAACACGCGGGGGGAGTTGTCATTGCGCCTTCTGCCCTGACGGATTACGTTCCGCTGTATTGCGACGAGCAGGGTAATAATCTGGTAACGCAATTCGATAAGGATGATGTAGAGTCTGCGGGCTTGGTCAAGTTCGACTTTTTGGGGCTGCGTACCTTGACTATCGTCGATTGGGCTTTGAAAACCATTAATCCGATTCTGCAAAAACAAGGTAAACCGGAAGTGGATATTGCCCGTATTCCTCTTGATGATTCTACCTCGTTCGATCTGCTGCAAAAGGCTGAAACCACCGCCGTATTCCAGTTGGAATCACGGGGTATGAAAGATTTGATCAAGCGGCTTAAGCCTAACACATTCGAAGATATAGTTGCGTTGGTCGCGCTGTTCCGGCCGGGCCCGCTGGGCTCCGGTATGGTGGACGACTTTATTGCCCGTAAACACGGCAGGCAAAAAGTGGATTACCCGCATCCGGATTTGCAGCCGATTCTTGATACCACCTATGGAACCATTTTGTATCAGGAACAGGTTATGTTGATTCCGCAGGTGCTAGCGGATTTCACTCTTGGTGGTGCCGACCTGTTGCGCCGCGCAATGGGTAAGAAAAAAGCCGATGTAATGGCTCAACAGCGGGCCGTGTTTGTAGACGGTTGTGCTAGAAACGGCATTGATGAAAAGTTATCAACCGATATCTTCGACACCATGGAGGAATTTGCGAAGTACGGTTTTAACAAATCCCACTCGGCTGCCTATGCATTGGTATCCTATCAGACAGCCTGGTTGAAAGCGCATTATCCCAGCGGCTTTATGGCTGCGGTCTTGTCTGCGGATATGCACAACACCGATAAAGTGGTGACGTTGATTGATGAGTGCCGGCGCATGCAAATTACCATTGTCACACCGGACGTCAACGTCAGCCAATATAAATTTACGGTAAACGAACGCAGTGAAATTGTGTATGGCTTGGGTGCGATAAAAGGTTTGGGCGAAGGTCCTATCGACGCTATCCTGGAAGGCCGCGAAGCTGACAAACCGTATAAGAATCTATTCGAGTTCTGCCGTCGCGTGGATTTGAAAAAACTCAACCGGCGCGCCATGGAAGCGTTAATACGTGCGGGGGCACTGGACAAGCTTGGCCCTGACCGTGCCACGTTGATGGCCAATTTGCAGGAAGCCACCCGTTACGCCGAACAGGAAAACAACAACCAGGCCATCGGTATTATGGATATGTTCGGTTCCATCGACGATGAGTCGGCCCCGGAACCTGAATGGATAAAGGCCAAGCCCTGGAGCGATGACGAACGCCTGAACGGTGAAAAAGACACTTTGGGTCTCTATCTCACCGGTCATCCTATTGACCAATATCTGGATGAAATTTCGCATTTCGTAACCTGCCGTATTGCCGACGTCAAACCCGGTAATACCCGCGAGTCCCGTTCTATCGTCTCGGGTTTGATTATTGCGATGCGGGTCATGAAAAGTAAACGCGGTGACAAGATGGCGTTTCTGACGCTGGACGACAAAAGTGGCCGGCTGGAGGTTTCCATTTTTTCAGACACCTATGAAGAGTATAAGGATCAGCTGATTAAGGACGCTATTTTGGTGGTGGAAGGGGACGTCAGCATCGACGAATACTCCGGAGGCTTGAAAATGGTAACGCGGAAGGTGTTCAGCATCGCCCAAGCCCGTGAAAACTATGCACGCCTGATCAGTCTGGATATTGATCACTCGGTGCTGTCTAATGATTTTAGCCGTCAACTGCAACAGGCGCTGGAGCCCTACCGGGAAGGTGGCTGCCGGGTGCGGGTGCAGTATTCCAGACAAGGTGCCAATGGTCGCTTGTATTTAGGGGACGACTGGCGGATTTCGCCGAAGGCGGAATTGATTAAACAATTAGAGCAGCTTTGTGGAGAGCGCTCCCTTAAAGTGCTGTATCGATAA
- a CDS encoding acetyl-CoA carboxylase carboxyltransferase subunit alpha, with translation MNPNYLDFEQPIAELESKIDELRNLGKGSDLNINDEVKLLKEKSLSLTESIFSELTSWQIAQLARHPQRPYTFDHIKRIFSDFDELHGDRTFADDKAIVGGVARLDGKPVMIIGHQKGRDIKEKVLRNFGMPQPDGYRKAMRLMQMAERFKMPVLTFIDTPGAYPGIEAEERGQSEAIARNLAVMASLRTPIIATVIGEGGSGGALAIGVCDHLQMLQYSTYAVISPEGCASILWKSAEYASDAAEAMGLTAERLHELGLVDQVIPEPLGGGHRNYDVVADAMKAALIENLERLSSKDEETLMSERYQRLMSYGFSG, from the coding sequence ATGAATCCTAACTATTTGGATTTCGAGCAACCCATTGCTGAATTGGAATCCAAGATTGATGAATTGCGTAATCTTGGCAAAGGCTCAGACCTCAATATCAACGATGAGGTAAAACTGTTAAAAGAAAAGAGCCTGTCGCTGACGGAAAGTATCTTTTCGGAATTAACTTCATGGCAAATTGCCCAATTGGCGCGGCATCCCCAGCGTCCTTACACGTTCGATCACATAAAACGGATTTTCAGTGACTTTGATGAGCTGCACGGGGATCGTACCTTTGCAGACGACAAAGCAATTGTTGGTGGTGTGGCCCGCCTGGACGGAAAGCCGGTGATGATTATCGGCCATCAAAAGGGCCGCGATATCAAAGAAAAAGTGCTGCGCAATTTCGGTATGCCGCAACCGGACGGCTACCGCAAAGCCATGCGATTGATGCAAATGGCAGAACGATTCAAAATGCCGGTACTCACCTTTATTGATACCCCGGGTGCATACCCGGGTATCGAAGCAGAAGAGCGTGGCCAAAGCGAGGCCATTGCACGCAATTTGGCAGTGATGGCCAGCTTGCGTACTCCTATTATCGCTACCGTAATTGGAGAGGGCGGCTCCGGCGGTGCGTTGGCTATTGGTGTGTGTGACCATTTACAAATGTTGCAATACAGCACCTATGCCGTTATTTCACCGGAAGGCTGTGCCTCCATTCTCTGGAAGAGTGCTGAATATGCCTCTGATGCTGCCGAAGCCATGGGATTGACTGCCGAGCGTCTGCATGAACTCGGGTTGGTGGATCAGGTGATACCGGAGCCGTTGGGCGGTGGACACCGAAATTACGACGTGGTTGCTGATGCAATGAAGGCCGCACTCATCGAAAATCTGGAGCGGTTGTCTTCCAAAGACGAAGAAACCCTGATGTCAGAGCGCTATCAACGTTTAATGAGCTACGGTTTCAGCGGGTAA
- a CDS encoding sulfite exporter TauE/SafE family protein: MELLIYPVLGIVAGLAAGLLGVGGGLIIVPVLIYAFTSQGFSPEVLTHMAVGTALATMIVTSSGSAYQHHRNGAVVWSVFLWFAVGLSAGALLGAKLADLLHGRILQILLGCFAILLALQMAAGKKAKPSRALPGKPGLVLAGGIIGSISAIFGIGGGSLSVPFFSWCNMKMQQAVATSAAGGLPIAVAGSAGFIYTGWNEAGLPPHSVGYIYIPALIGIAITSVVFSQIGAHWAHRLPAATLKKIFAALLVVVGIKLVIG; encoded by the coding sequence GTGGAATTACTGATCTATCCGGTGCTGGGAATTGTTGCCGGATTGGCCGCCGGTTTGCTTGGCGTGGGTGGCGGCCTGATCATTGTGCCGGTGCTGATTTACGCATTTACTTCGCAAGGGTTCTCACCGGAAGTGTTGACACACATGGCGGTGGGGACGGCGCTGGCCACGATGATCGTGACTTCCTCCGGATCCGCTTATCAACACCATAGAAATGGCGCCGTTGTCTGGTCGGTATTTCTGTGGTTTGCGGTAGGCTTATCGGCAGGCGCGCTGCTTGGTGCTAAATTGGCGGATTTGCTGCATGGTCGCATCCTTCAAATATTACTTGGATGCTTCGCAATTCTACTGGCCTTGCAAATGGCGGCGGGTAAGAAAGCAAAACCCTCTCGTGCTTTGCCGGGGAAGCCGGGTCTGGTTTTGGCAGGGGGCATAATCGGTTCTATTTCTGCAATCTTCGGTATCGGCGGCGGCTCACTCAGTGTGCCTTTTTTCTCCTGGTGTAATATGAAGATGCAACAGGCAGTGGCAACCTCCGCTGCCGGTGGGCTGCCTATAGCGGTGGCCGGCTCTGCCGGGTTTATCTATACCGGCTGGAACGAAGCTGGTTTACCACCACACAGTGTGGGCTATATCTACATTCCTGCGTTGATCGGTATCGCCATTACCAGTGTGGTATTCTCCCAAATTGGAGCCCATTGGGCACACAGACTTCCTGCGGCGACCCTCAAGAAAATATTTGCTGCCCTTTTGGTTGTAGTAGGTATCAAGTTGGTCATTGGATAG
- a CDS encoding DUF2057 family protein has translation MTRFLLPVLLAFFLVACANHKVQDLYDGADEHAALIQSDDTVLIKYIDNTPVADGFIGQKIRYQVGAGQHTLIAEYSDIFDISDDDFDKVVSRPAKITFNAEPGKEYFIGNQPQKTLQEAKDFAENPEFLVTEIGSNKAIEAKVELSRPRTFMTTLRSAAAPVYEFESDQVNTSATRNVATGAADSAVAIAPEQEIPQSRDIPAAQVLPENIPSPLLILQQVWDRASEAEREEFLRWVNLRKQ, from the coding sequence ATGACTCGCTTCCTTCTTCCCGTATTGTTAGCTTTTTTTCTGGTGGCTTGTGCGAACCACAAGGTTCAGGATCTGTATGACGGAGCGGATGAGCACGCAGCGTTGATTCAATCCGATGACACGGTGTTGATAAAATATATTGATAATACTCCGGTGGCGGATGGTTTTATCGGTCAAAAGATTCGCTATCAGGTGGGCGCTGGACAGCATACGCTCATTGCGGAATATTCCGATATATTTGATATTTCAGACGACGACTTTGACAAAGTGGTGTCACGTCCGGCAAAAATCACGTTCAACGCAGAGCCGGGTAAAGAGTACTTTATCGGTAATCAACCCCAGAAAACCTTGCAAGAAGCCAAAGACTTTGCTGAAAATCCAGAATTTTTGGTGACGGAAATAGGTAGTAACAAGGCCATTGAAGCGAAGGTGGAGCTGAGTCGTCCACGTACCTTTATGACAACACTCAGATCGGCCGCTGCACCTGTCTACGAATTCGAATCTGATCAGGTAAACACCTCTGCAACCCGTAACGTTGCGACGGGTGCAGCGGATAGTGCCGTTGCCATTGCACCGGAGCAAGAGATTCCGCAGAGTAGGGATATCCCCGCAGCACAAGTCTTACCTGAAAATATACCTTCACCGCTTTTGATTTTGCAGCAAGTGTGGGATAGGGCGTCTGAGGCCGAGCGAGAAGAATTTTTACGCTGGGTGAATCTGAGAAAGCAATAA